From Diaminobutyricibacter sp. McL0608, one genomic window encodes:
- a CDS encoding TetR/AcrR family transcriptional regulator codes for MPAPTRTRTPLSTADARRDTVITSAIQVFATSGYLGTPIAAVAEHARISPAYVFKLFPGKETLFVAALDRCFELIEESLARGAEESAGQTPSEILSAMGGAYAELIEDRALLLLQVHAQSAGEIPEIGDSLRRGLARVTRFALDRSGATDGEVQRFMAFGQLCHLIVTAGLESIPEDWARILTDGIRHPQTR; via the coding sequence ATGCCGGCTCCCACACGAACCCGCACACCCCTCTCTACTGCAGACGCGAGGCGTGACACAGTCATCACCAGCGCGATCCAGGTTTTCGCAACCAGCGGCTATCTGGGAACTCCGATCGCAGCGGTAGCCGAGCACGCACGCATCTCCCCGGCCTATGTGTTCAAGCTCTTCCCCGGTAAGGAGACGCTTTTCGTCGCGGCACTCGATCGCTGTTTCGAACTCATCGAGGAGTCGCTGGCGCGGGGCGCAGAGGAATCTGCGGGCCAGACGCCTTCCGAGATTCTTTCCGCGATGGGCGGGGCTTATGCCGAACTCATCGAGGATCGAGCGCTCCTCCTGCTCCAGGTTCACGCGCAGTCCGCGGGCGAGATCCCGGAGATCGGCGACTCGCTCAGGCGCGGGCTGGCTCGGGTGACACGCTTCGCTCTCGACCGCTCGGGGGCGACCGACGGCGAGGTGCAGCGCTTCATGGCGTTCGGACAGCTCTGCCACCTGATCGTCACAGCCGGCCTCGAATCCATCCCGGAGGATTGGGCGCGCATCCTCACTGACGGGATTCGCCACCCGCAGACGCGCTGA